The following are encoded together in the Holophagales bacterium genome:
- a CDS encoding cytochrome c produces the protein MTFLPEMVDSGVVHAYDRNPMRESVPSLFLPPAGTVPVERLPFEYGPGPEEARRAGVELRNPFVAGPESLARGKQVYDTVCTVCHGPKGEGDGPIIGRFPNPPSLLAPHAQGLPDGQIVHVITRGQGIMPSHAAQVLLEDRWKAVLYVRQLQGVPAVPPEVAP, from the coding sequence ATGACGTTCCTTCCTGAGATGGTCGATTCGGGCGTGGTCCACGCGTACGACCGGAACCCGATGAGAGAGAGCGTCCCGTCTCTCTTCCTCCCGCCCGCGGGGACCGTGCCCGTCGAGCGGCTCCCGTTCGAGTACGGCCCGGGCCCCGAGGAGGCGCGGCGGGCGGGAGTGGAGCTGCGCAACCCGTTCGTCGCGGGGCCGGAGTCGCTGGCGCGCGGCAAGCAGGTCTACGACACGGTCTGCACCGTCTGTCACGGTCCGAAGGGCGAGGGGGACGGTCCGATCATCGGCCGGTTCCCGAACCCGCCGAGCCTCCTGGCGCCGCACGCGCAGGGGCTCCCGGACGGGCAGATCGTCCACGTCATCACCCGGGGCCAGGGGATCATGCCGTCCCACGCCGCCCAGGTCCTCCTCGAGGACCGTTGGAAGGCGGTGCTGTACGTGCGGCAGCTCCAGGGGGTCCCGGCGGTCCCGCCGGAGGTGGCGCCATGA
- a CDS encoding DUF3341 domain-containing protein gives MPSADSAVASPMGSRRRIHTLAFDDPSRALAAVRALRADGFEVDDVHTPYAVHGMDEALGLPETRLGLATLAGGLLGAGVAFGFQFWTHAVDWPLVIGGKSPLALPAQVPVSFELTILFAAFATVGTFLARRRLFPRIAVTPPSQPGPGVTDDRFVVLVVERDAGFRPARLRELARELGPVETVEGWRVM, from the coding sequence ATGCCGTCCGCTGACAGCGCCGTCGCCTCGCCTATGGGCTCCCGCAGGCGAATCCACACGCTGGCCTTTGACGACCCCTCGCGGGCCCTCGCCGCCGTCCGGGCGCTGCGGGCCGACGGGTTCGAGGTGGACGACGTCCACACGCCGTACGCGGTGCACGGGATGGACGAGGCGCTCGGGCTGCCCGAGACGCGGCTGGGGCTGGCGACGCTCGCCGGAGGGCTCCTCGGTGCGGGCGTGGCCTTCGGCTTCCAGTTCTGGACGCACGCGGTCGACTGGCCGCTCGTCATCGGCGGGAAGTCGCCGCTCGCGCTGCCGGCCCAGGTCCCGGTCAGCTTCGAGCTGACGATCCTGTTCGCCGCGTTCGCGACGGTGGGGACGTTCCTGGCGCGGCGCCGGCTCTTCCCGCGGATCGCCGTGACGCCGCCGTCGCAGCCGGGTCCGGGCGTCACCGACGACAGGTTCGTCGTCCTCGTCGTCGAGCGCGACGCCGGCTTCCGCCCGGCGCGTCTCCGCGAGCTGGCTCGGGAGCTGGGGCCGGTCGAGACCGTCGAGGGCTGGAGGGTGATGTGA
- the nrfD gene encoding polysulfide reductase NrfD, with translation MSAGAERVEELILGNPTFSQVTNEIASPMERRPGPAWWGAFLTAASVLTLGVVLIGYTMSRGIGVWGLNRTVGWGYDITNFVFWVGIGHAGTLISAILLLFRQRWRTSIARAAEGMTIFAVLCAAIFPLIHMGRPWLAFWVFPYPNTRGPISVNFRSPLLWDVFAISTYFTVSLLFWYVGLIPDLATMRDRSTGWRRRIYAFLALGWDGGTRTWQRYEKACVLLAGLATPLVVSVHTIVSFDFATSVIPGWHTTIFPPYFVAGAVFSGFAMVITLLLVTRKVLGLERYITASHFEKMARVLLTTGMIVGFAYATELCIALYSGNRYERFTFENRAFGPYAWAYWTMVACNVLVPQVFWWARARRSALVLFVAACLVNVGMWFERFNIIVTSLHRDYLPSSWSYYTPTLVEMGILLGSFGLFFTCFLLFVRFAPVVAFHEVKLTLAEQRETPHAVR, from the coding sequence ATGAGCGCCGGCGCCGAGCGCGTCGAGGAGCTCATCCTCGGCAACCCCACCTTCTCGCAGGTGACGAACGAGATCGCGAGCCCGATGGAGCGCCGTCCGGGACCCGCCTGGTGGGGCGCCTTCCTGACGGCGGCCTCGGTCCTCACGCTGGGGGTGGTCCTGATCGGCTACACCATGTCGAGAGGCATCGGGGTCTGGGGTCTCAACCGGACCGTGGGCTGGGGCTACGACATCACCAACTTCGTCTTCTGGGTCGGGATCGGGCACGCCGGGACCCTCATCTCCGCGATCCTCCTCCTCTTCCGGCAGCGCTGGCGCACCTCGATCGCCCGCGCGGCCGAGGGGATGACGATCTTCGCGGTCCTCTGCGCGGCGATCTTCCCGCTCATCCACATGGGCCGTCCCTGGCTCGCCTTCTGGGTCTTCCCGTACCCCAACACGCGCGGGCCGATCTCGGTGAACTTCCGCTCGCCGCTCCTCTGGGACGTCTTCGCGATCTCGACGTACTTCACCGTCTCGCTCCTCTTCTGGTACGTCGGCCTCATCCCCGACCTCGCGACGATGCGGGACCGGAGCACCGGCTGGAGGCGCCGGATCTACGCCTTCCTGGCCCTCGGCTGGGACGGGGGGACGCGGACCTGGCAGCGCTACGAGAAGGCCTGCGTCCTCCTCGCAGGGCTCGCCACGCCGCTCGTCGTGTCGGTCCACACGATCGTCTCCTTCGACTTCGCCACGAGCGTCATCCCGGGCTGGCACACCACGATCTTCCCGCCGTACTTCGTCGCGGGCGCCGTCTTCAGCGGCTTCGCGATGGTGATCACGCTCCTCCTCGTCACGCGGAAGGTGCTCGGCCTCGAGCGCTACATCACGGCGAGCCACTTCGAGAAGATGGCCAGGGTGCTCCTGACGACCGGGATGATCGTCGGTTTCGCCTATGCCACGGAGCTGTGCATCGCCCTCTACAGCGGCAACCGCTACGAGCGCTTCACCTTCGAGAACCGGGCGTTCGGCCCCTACGCGTGGGCCTACTGGACGATGGTCGCCTGCAACGTCCTCGTGCCCCAGGTCTTCTGGTGGGCGCGCGCCCGGCGCTCGGCGCTCGTCCTCTTCGTCGCCGCGTGCCTCGTGAACGTCGGGATGTGGTTCGAGCGGTTCAACATCATCGTGACGTCGCTCCACCGCGACTACCTCCCCTCCTCGTGGAGCTACTACACGCCGACGCTCGTCGAGATGGGGATCCTCCTCGGGAGCTTCGGGCTCTTCTTCACCTGCTTCCTCCTCTTCGTGCGCTTCGCGCCGGTCGTGGCGTTTCACGAGGTGAAGCTGACGCTCGCAGAGCAACGGGAGACCCCCCATGCCGTCCGCTGA